Proteins found in one Hemibagrus wyckioides isolate EC202008001 linkage group LG23, SWU_Hwy_1.0, whole genome shotgun sequence genomic segment:
- the LOC131344557 gene encoding uncharacterized protein LOC131344557 → MIDVAEWLMENREKIEKGVEILGHGCKILAVTVGQFNPILEAVFNVSAELLSNPEGKEAKYLAKQFDKVNQKLEKVQSDIKKIELALQRSSVNKDNFKFNANIVCQYEKFKYIFTSNPKFKKLKREEFIIHFEQYERDKNLDCLYKAIVNKNQSGQTILDIIVATEQRSRRAVEEFCASLKKVLVVGIISLMGYAALKEGTVEEELVKKWLARMEEVETRMKAAVDECVNNFSEQAKIDIDEKVKEKQSSDDPDPQFILDALKEKYYWVSWSVRVFKYYDSKLWKFLFGKQHHVNGGSDNYFEHFCNDNIRIVVSFTADPKPLNKNQIKDQIENEKGGVEAVAESLSKSFPNCFVHTISRSKKVEEANNFDPEHFYYIHHRKAHICIHSE, encoded by the coding sequence ATGATTGATGTGGCAGAATGGCTTATGGAGAACAGGGAGAAGATCGAAAAGGGAGTGGAGATCCTAGGCCATGGCTGTAAGATCCTGGCAGTCACTGTAGGCCAGTTCAATCCCATCCTGGAGGCAGTATTTAATGTCTCGGCTGAGCTCCTAAGCAACCCAGAGGGCAAAGAGGCTAAGTATCTTGCTAAGCAGTTTGACAAGGTCAACCAAAAGTTGGAAAAGGTCCAGAGTGATATCAAGAAAATAGAGCTGGCATTGCAGCGATCATCGGTGAACAAAGACAACTTCAAGTTTAATGCAAACATTGTCTGCCAATATGAAaagtttaaatatattttcacatCTAACCCTAAGTTTAAGAAGTTAAAGAGAGAAGAGTTCATCATCCACTTTGAGCAGTATGAGAGAGACAAAAACCTTGATTGCTTGTATAAAGCTATCGTGAATAAGAACCAATCTGGACAAACAATACTAGACATTATAGTGGCCACTGAGCAGCGGAGCAGGAGGGCAGTGGAGGAATTCTGTGCTAGCCTGAAGAAGGTGCTTGTGGTTGGGATCATTTCACTGATGGGCTACGCTGCATTAAAGGAAGGCACCGTGGAAGAGGAATTGGTGAAGAAATGGCTCGCACGcatggaggaggtggagacaCGCATGAAGGCAGCAGTGGATGAATGTGTGAACAACTTTTCTGAGCAAGCCAAGATTGATATAGATGAGAAAGTCAAGGAGAAGCAGAGCAGTGACGACCCTGACCCTCAATTCATACTGGACGCTCTTAAGGAGAAGTATTACTGGGTCTCCTGGTCAGTCCGGGTGTTTAAATATTATGACAGCAAACTTTGGAAGTTTCTGTTTGGCAAGCAGCACCATGTAAATGGTGGAAGTGACAATTATTTTGAACATTTCTGCAACGATAATATAAGGATTGTGGTGTCTTTCACTGCAGACCCTAAACCACTCAACAAGAACCAGATAAAGGATCAAATAGAGAATGAGAAAGGTGGCGTGGAGGCTGTGGCTGAGTCCCTGAGCAAGAGTTTTCCCAACTGCTTTGTCCATACCATCAGTCGCTCTAAGAAAGTGGAGGAAGCCAATAATTTCGATCCTGAGCACTTTTATTATATTCATCACAGAAAAGCCCACATTTGTATCCACTCAGAATAA
- the ubqln4 gene encoding ubiquilin-4 translates to MAENSGTDPAVDRNAEENAATSGTIIMVTVKTPKDKEEIAISEDASVAQFKEEISKRFKAKQDQLVLIFAGKILKDGDTLTQHGIKDGLTVHLVIKTAQKATGGGSTAASSSSGASQVSSGTAATSNTSPAGNLGTSQGSGPSPAPSQPANILSGFGDLSSLANLGMGSANFMELQQQMQRQLMSNPEMLSQIMENPLVQNMMSNPDLMRQMIMANPQMQQLMERNPEISHMLNNPELMRQTMELARNPAMMQEMMRNQDRALSNLESIPGGYNALRRMYTDIQEPMFSAAREQFGNNPFSALGGNADSSGGQPSRTENREPLPNPWGPPETSSSGTATSSTSTTSSTTTTTTPSVSNPLGINSASLGSGIFNSPGMQSLMQQISENPQLMQNMLSAPYMRSMMQSLAQNPDVASQVLMNNPLFAGNPQLQEQMRHQLPVFLQQMQNPEALSVMTNPRAMQALMQIQQGLQTLQTEAPGLMPSLITGGAPGGLPTGVNVSSSESAPPPTSGQSTTPAAGTNSSQQQLMQQMLQMFAGGSASTQTPEVRFQQQLEQLSAMGFINREANLQALIATGGDINAAIERLLGSQPS, encoded by the exons ATGGCGGAGAATAGTGGCACAGATCCTGCCGTGGACAGGAATGCCGAGGAAAACGCTGCCACCAGCGGGACCATTATCATGGTCACTGTCAAAACACCTAAGGATAAGGAGGAAATAGCGATCTCGGAAGACGCGTCTGTTGCACAG TTCAAAGAAGAAATCTCTAAAAGGTTCAAAGCAAAGCAGGACCAGTTAGTCTTGATCTTCGCTGGCAAAATCCTGAAAGACggcgacacactcactcaacacggCATAAAGGATGGCCTCACCGTTCACCTCGTCATCAAAACTGCACAAAA GGCAACAGGCGGAGGATCCACGGCCGCTTCGTCCAGCTCTGGTGCGTCGCAGGTCAGCAGCGGCACTGCAGCCACATCAAACACCAGTCCAGCTGGCAACCTGGGCACGTCACAGGGCAGCGGGCCATCGCCAGCGCCCTCGCAGCCAGCCAACATACTCT CTGGCTTCGGTGATCTGTCCAGTCTGGCCAATCTGGGCATGGGCTCGGCCAACTTCATGGAGCTTCAGCAGCAGATGCAGCGGCAGCTCATGTCCAACCCTGAGATGCTCTCGCAGATCATGGAGAACCCACTGGTCCAGAACATGATGTCCAACCCCGACCTAATGAGGCAGATGATCATGGCCAATCCGCAGATGCAGCAGCTGATGGAGCGAAACCCCGAGATTTCACACATGCTCAATAACCCTGAGCtgatgagacag aCAATGGAGTTGGCGAGGAACCCTGCAATGATGCAAGAGATGATGCGTAACCAGGACCGGGCGCTTAGCAACCTAGAAAGCATCCCTGGGGGATACAACGCTCTCCGGAGGATGTACACAGACATCCAGGAGCCCATGTTTAGCGCTGCACGCGAGCAG TTTGGAAACAATCCCTTCTCAGCCTTAGGTGGGAACGCAGACAGCTCGGGAGGCCAGCCCTCCAGGACAGAGAACCGAGAGCCACTGCCAAATCCATGGGGACCGCCTGAGACCAGCTCTTCTGGGACTGCCACCTCCAGCACCTCTACCACAagctccaccaccaccaccaccacccccagcGTCTCTAACCCCCTGGGTATCAACTCTGCCAGCTTGGGCTCCG GAATATTTAACAGCCCTGGCATGCAGAGCCTGATGCAGCAGATCTCGGAGAATCCTCAGCTGATGCAGAACATGCTCTCTGCTCCTTACATGCGCAGCATGATGCAGTCTCTGGCGCAGAACCCTGACGTCGCCTCACAG GTGTTGATGAACAACCCTCTTTTTGCTGGAAACCCCCAGCTGCAGGAGCAGATGAGACATCAGTTGCCAGTATTTCTACAGCAG atgCAGAATCCTGAAGCCCTCTCTGTGATGACAAACCCACGGGCAATGCAGGCTCTGATGCAGATCCAGCAAGGCCTGCAGACCCTCCAGACTGAAGCTCCTGGACTCATGCCCAG TCTGATTACCGGAGGCGCTCCTGGCGGGCTCCCCACAGGGGTTAACGTGAGTTCTTCTGAGAGTGCTCCACCACCCACTTCTGGGCAGAGCACCACCCCTGCTGCTGGAACCAACTCCTCCCAACAGCAGCTCATGCAACAGATGTTACAGATGTTTGCCGGCGGAAGCGCATCG ACTCAGACTCCGGAGGTGCGTTTCCAGCAGCAGCTGGAGCAACTGAGCGCAATGGGCTTCATCAACAGAGAGGCCAACCTGCAGGCTCTAATCGCCACAGGGGGAGACATCAACGCCGCCATCGAAAGACTGCTCGGCTCGCAGCCATCTTAA
- the LOC131344559 gene encoding protein rapunzel-like translates to MVDKEQIKHTAAIVLGCLESVSSFASTFNPLFGIVTTLVGAARKGLVEDDTHKLEKDFQQIHDKLESISVQNKKLLDQIHIAEINTNYGQLEKNIETQYKAFKNMVDSIRKNPAKSDGYREDFKKIYRKQKGRLNLNAYYDAVMEEHGPFGRPLLKYYLEQSERNSKFMEAKCAHLTYLFHIGLIALMAYYVVTEDDEEEFQEEWGKKVFNIQTKMQEVLAECSEK, encoded by the coding sequence ATGGTAGACAAGGAGCaaatcaaacacactgcagCCATAGTGCTGGGTTGCTTGGAGTCAGTGTCCTCCTTCGCCTCAACCTTCAACCCTCTGTTTGGTATCGTCACCACACTGGTTGGTGCAGCGAGGAAAGGCTTGGTGGAAGATGACACCCACAAGCTGGAGAAGGACTTCCAGCAAATTCATGACAAGTTGGAGAGCATCTCTGTGCAGAACaaaaagctgctggaccagatcCACATCGCTGAGATCAACACGAACTACGGCCAGTTGGAAAAGAACATCGAGACCCAGTACAAAGCCTTCAAGAACATGGTAGACAGCATCAGGAAGAACCCCGCGAAAAGTGATGGTTATAGAGAGGATTTCAAGAAaatctacagaaaacaaaaaggtcGCCTGAATTTGAATGCATACTATGATGCCGTCATGGAAGAGCATGGTCCATTCGGGAGGCCACTACTGAAATATTACCTAGAGCAGTCCGAGAGGAACAGCAAGTTTATGGAGGCAAAATGCGCTCATCTGACCTACCTCTTCCACATCGGCCTCATAGCTCTGATGGCCTACTATGTAGTcactgaggatgatgaggaggagttCCAGGAAGAATGGGGCAAAAAGGTCTTCAACATTCAGACCAAGATGCAAGAAGTCCTGGCTGAGTGTAGCGAGAAGTGA
- the LOC131344556 gene encoding protein rapunzel-like, which translates to MSGVAEWLLENRDKIEKGVEILGQGCEILAATVGQFNPILEAVFNVSAELLSNPEGKEARYLAEQFDKVNQNLEKVQSEIKKTELAMQRSSLNMEYFTFYTQIINQHEMFKYIFTAKPKFKKLKREEFIIHFEEYEGDKNLDCLYEGIVKENKSGQTMLDTIVATEQRSRRAVEEFCASLKKVLVVGIISLMGYAALKEDTVEEELAKKWLARMEDVEMRMKAAVDECVNNFSEQAKIDIDEKVKEKQSSVDPEFTKFILDALVEKYYWVSWSVRVFKDDETKLLKLLFGKQRHINGGSDNYFEHFCNNKIRIVVSFTADPKPLNKNQIKDQIENEKGGVEAVAESLSKSFPNCFVHTISRSKKVEEANNFNPDDFYYISHKKAHICIHSE; encoded by the coding sequence ATGAGTGGTGTGGCAGAATGGCTCCTGGAGAACAGGGACAAGATCGAAAAGGGAGTGGAGATCCTAGGCCAAGGCTGTGAGATCCTGGCAGCCACTGTAGGCCAGTTCAATCCCATCCTGGAGGCAGTATTTAATGTCTCGGCTGAGCTCCTAAGCAACCCAGAGGGCAAAGAGGCTAGGTATCTTGCTGAGCAGTTTGACAAGGTCAACCAGAATTTGGAAAAGGTCCAGAGTGAGATCAAGAAAACAGAGCTGGCGATGCAGCGATCATCGTTGAACATGGAGTACTTCACTTTTTACACACAGATAATCAACCAGCATGAAATGTTCAAATATATTTTCACAGCCAAACCCAAGTTTAAGAAGTTGAAGAGAGAAGAGTTCATCATCCACTTTGAGGAATATGAAGGAGACAAGAACCTTGATTGCTTGTATGAAGGTATCGTGAAAGAGAACAAATCTGGACAGACAATGCTGGACACTATAGTGGCCACTGAGCAGCGGAGCAGGAGGGCAGTGGAGGAATTCTGTGCTAGCCTGAAGAAGGTGCTTGTGGTTGGGATCATTTCACTGATGGGCTACGCTGCACTAAAGGAAGACACCGTGGAAGAGGAATTGGCGAAGAAATGGCTCGCACGCATGGAGGACGTGGAGATGCGCATGAAGGCGGCAGTGGATGAATGTGTGAACAACTTCTCTGAGCAAGCCAAGATTGATATAGATGAGAAAGTCAAGGAGAAGCAGAGCAGTGTCGACCCTGAGTTTACTAAATTCATACTGGATGCTCTTGTGGAGAAGTATTACTGGGTCTCCTGGTCAGTCCGGGTGTTTAAAGATGATGAAACCAAACTTCTGAAGCTTCTGTTTGGCAAACAGCGCCATATAAATGGTGGAAGTGACAATTATTTTGAACATTTctgcaataataaaataaggatTGTGGTGTCTTTCACTGCAGACCCTAAACCACTCAACAAGAACCAGATAAAGGATCAAATAGAGAATGAGAAAGGTGGCGTGGAGGCTGTGGCTGAGTCCCTGAGCAAGAGTTTTCCCAACTGCTTTGTCCATACCATCAGTCGCTCTAAGAAAGTGGAGGAAGCCAATAATTTCAATCCTGAtgacttttattatatttctcaCAAAAAAGCCCACATTTGTATCCACTCAGAATAA
- the LOC131344558 gene encoding 1-phosphatidylinositol phosphodiesterase-like: MKKTNADPILCVSLLILVLSGKTESSAFNDEPQLVLPESYNIGWMKELDGNTLLSDITIPGTHDTMALHGGPAAECQAWILEDQLKAGIRYLDLRVYAYENTLYLMHGIVYEHSTFIKALTTLKAFLAEFPSETVLVRIKPDLFDKSKVQGLVETLIQGDSNIWVKSTLPRLDEVRGKIVFIQEDSFLLGVPLMETDKKGDYKVTHIKDKEKITLQNLNLAMKECGRKSVILTYSSGTGIGTFEGMFLTPKRVAEKIDPWLYDYLQMLHAEGSALCFGIIAMDFPGIDLIQTVIKFNK, from the exons ATGAAGAAAACGAACGCCGACCCGATCCTCTGCGTCTCACTACTTATTCT GGTGCTATCTGGAAAAACCGAAAGTTCGGCGTTTAACGATGAGCCGCAGCTCGTCCTTCCGGAGTCCTACAATATCGGCTGGATGAAGGAGCTGGATGGTAACACGCTGCTGTCTGATATCACCATTCCTGGAACGCATGATACCATGGCACTTCATGGAGGACCAGCAGCTGAGTGCCAGGCCTGGATCCTGGAGGACCAGCTGAAGGCAGGGATCCGCTACCTGGACCTCCGAGTGTACGCTTATGAAAACACGCTGTACCTCATGCACGGGATCGTCTATGAGCACTCAACATTCATCAAGGCTCTCACCACGCTCAAGGCGTTCCTTGCAGAGTTTCCAAGCGAGACGGTTCTTGTACGCATTAAACCCGATTTGTTTGATAAGAGTAAAGTACAAGGATTGGTTGAAACGCTGATCCAGGGTGATAGCAACATCTGGGTGAAATCTACACTACCACGGCTGGATGAAGTAAGAGGAAAGATCGTGTTTATACAGGAAGACAGCTTTTTGCTCGGCGTGCCTCTGATGGAAACCGACAAAAAGGGGGACTACAAGGTCACTCACATTAAGGACAAGGAGAAAATAACCCTTCAGAACCTCAATCTAGCCATGAAGGAGTGTGGAAGAAAATCTGTCATCCTCACCTATTCCAGTGGCACGGGCATCGGCACGTTTGAAGGCATGTTTTTAACCCCGAAAAGAGTGGCAGAAAAGATCGACCCTTGGCTGTACGATTACCTGCAAATGCTGCATGCTGAAGGATCTGCGCTGTGTTTCGGGATCATAGCCATGGACTTTCCAGGCATTGACCTCATTCAAACGGTCATCAAGTTTAATAAGTAG